From a region of the uncultured Draconibacterium sp. genome:
- a CDS encoding gamma-glutamyl-gamma-aminobutyrate hydrolase family protein (Members of this family of hydrolases with an active site Cys residue belong to MEROPS family C26.) — MKKLLLLLIAFLLVSTSFAQHFFDTDFNTRKKYIILCDPSVHRIKTIQYLTDNNILKVNKSKVKFVGVYYEGQKTDFSKTQQYIEENKLDNFFLHEITGNLNETNLFQENDVTAQLKKVFDNSIGIIFFGGADIPPAIYGEENTKCGVFTPARHYYESTFMFHLLGGYQDESFKPFLAERPDYVVTGFCLGMQTMNVGTGGTLIQDIPAEVYNAETPEETVAIGRANMHRNYWQLIKKDSLFMGINLHTIQFTDNPLFGETIKVSKKATPRIYSSHHQAIEKLGKGMEVTCLSPDGKIIEGVAHSTYPHVFAVQFHPEVSALYEDMGLKIFHPDDEPKSYHDILGKSDVKFHKACWEYISDSFKSVKKPNRR, encoded by the coding sequence ATGAAAAAGCTGCTATTACTTCTCATTGCGTTTCTGCTGGTTAGTACCTCGTTTGCCCAACATTTTTTCGATACCGATTTTAATACCCGTAAAAAATACATTATTCTTTGCGATCCTTCGGTACATCGTATAAAAACGATTCAATATCTTACCGATAACAATATCCTGAAAGTAAATAAAAGTAAAGTGAAATTTGTTGGTGTTTATTACGAAGGACAAAAAACCGATTTCTCAAAAACACAACAATATATTGAAGAAAATAAACTCGACAATTTTTTTCTACACGAAATTACCGGTAACCTGAACGAGACAAATTTATTCCAGGAAAATGATGTTACTGCCCAGCTGAAAAAGGTTTTCGATAATTCAATTGGGATTATATTTTTTGGCGGTGCCGATATTCCGCCGGCCATTTACGGTGAGGAAAATACAAAATGTGGCGTATTTACTCCTGCACGTCATTATTACGAATCTACATTTATGTTTCACTTGCTGGGAGGCTACCAGGACGAATCGTTTAAACCCTTCCTCGCCGAGCGGCCGGATTATGTAGTAACCGGATTTTGTCTGGGCATGCAAACCATGAATGTGGGTACCGGCGGAACATTGATCCAGGACATTCCTGCTGAGGTTTATAACGCCGAAACACCCGAAGAAACAGTTGCTATTGGCCGAGCCAACATGCACCGCAATTACTGGCAGTTAATCAAGAAAGATTCGCTTTTTATGGGCATTAACCTCCATACAATACAATTTACCGACAACCCGCTTTTTGGTGAAACCATAAAAGTGTCGAAAAAGGCAACACCACGCATTTACAGCAGCCACCACCAGGCCATTGAAAAGCTGGGAAAAGGAATGGAAGTTACCTGTTTATCGCCTGATGGCAAAATTATTGAAGGAGTTGCACACAGCACTTATCCGCATGTTTTTGCCGTTCAGTTTCACCCTGAAGTTTCGGCTTTATACGAAGATATGGGATTAAAAATCTTCCATCCGGATGATGAGCCCAAAAGCTACCACGATATCCTCGGAAAATCTGATGTAAAATTTCACAAGGCCTGCTGGGAATATATTTCTGATTCGTTTAAATCAGTAAAAAAACCAAACCGACGCTAA
- a CDS encoding prohibitin family protein, which produces MKFNFKSSYLVLGAVVLIVLLLFGGRMFKILKPGEKAVIFKPYTTGLDKDNIFGEGFHVIAPWNELEVYNVREQQRDETMDVLDKNGLSVNVDVTVRFNPSYSKIGFLHEQFGVNFINVLVIPEVRSSVRQVAGRYTAEEIYSTKRAEVEQSIITETKKALSANFIDMRALLIRSINLPAQIKGAIENKLQQEQEALAYEFRLKREESEAERRRIEAEGIANYNRIINASLTDAILTQRGIEATTSLAESANSKVIVIGGGKDGLPIILGNN; this is translated from the coding sequence ATGAAGTTCAATTTTAAATCATCTTATCTGGTACTGGGTGCTGTTGTATTAATTGTATTGCTGCTTTTTGGTGGCCGCATGTTTAAAATATTAAAGCCTGGTGAAAAGGCAGTTATTTTTAAACCCTACACCACTGGTTTAGATAAGGATAATATTTTTGGAGAAGGATTCCATGTAATAGCTCCATGGAACGAATTGGAGGTATATAATGTAAGAGAACAGCAACGCGATGAAACAATGGATGTGCTGGATAAAAATGGTCTTTCGGTAAATGTAGATGTTACCGTACGTTTTAATCCATCGTACAGCAAAATTGGATTTTTGCACGAACAGTTCGGAGTTAATTTTATAAATGTGTTGGTTATTCCCGAGGTTCGCTCATCTGTAAGGCAGGTTGCAGGTCGTTATACTGCCGAGGAAATTTATTCTACAAAAAGGGCAGAAGTGGAGCAGTCAATAATTACAGAAACCAAAAAAGCATTAAGTGCAAACTTTATCGATATGCGCGCTTTATTAATCCGGTCGATTAATTTACCGGCCCAAATAAAAGGTGCAATTGAAAATAAATTGCAACAGGAACAGGAAGCGTTGGCTTACGAATTTCGCTTGAAACGAGAAGAATCGGAAGCGGAACGTAGAAGGATTGAGGCAGAAGGTATTGCAAACTATAACCGTATTATAAATGCCAGTTTAACTGATGCTATACTTACTCAACGTGGTATTGAGGCAACAACATCGTTGGCAGAATCGGCCAATTCAAAAGTTATTGTAATTGGTGGCGGAAAAGACGGATTACCTATTATTTTAGGAAATAATTAA
- a CDS encoding PaaI family thioesterase, with protein MKKIKNPWKDPKNIGEYNCFACSPYNSSGLQLEFWENDDELITKWNPERGYEGWIGVLHGGIQATLLDEIGGWIVMIKLKTAGVTSDMQISYLKPVKVSKGEVTVKGKLISHEGRFAKISASLYDGAGEECAKAELSYFVFPEKIAKARYQYPGIEAFYD; from the coding sequence ATGAAAAAAATCAAAAATCCCTGGAAAGATCCTAAGAACATTGGTGAATACAATTGTTTTGCGTGTTCGCCATACAACAGCTCGGGCTTGCAGCTGGAATTTTGGGAAAACGATGATGAACTCATCACAAAATGGAACCCTGAGCGTGGTTACGAAGGTTGGATTGGAGTTCTACATGGTGGAATTCAGGCTACCTTACTCGATGAGATTGGAGGTTGGATAGTGATGATAAAATTAAAAACTGCCGGTGTAACCAGCGACATGCAGATAAGCTATCTAAAGCCGGTGAAAGTCTCAAAAGGTGAAGTAACCGTAAAAGGAAAACTGATATCTCACGAAGGGCGGTTTGCAAAAATAAGTGCATCGCTATACGATGGTGCCGGCGAAGAATGTGCAAAAGCAGAGCTTTCGTATTTTGTTTTTCCTGAAAAAATAGCAAAAGCACGTTACCAATACCCCGGAATTGAGGCATTTTACGATTAA
- a CDS encoding OmpA family protein codes for MSRLKNIVLLIICGMCWVGTFAQDNKRADKLFEEARKYYVEDSYPAAIETADKILQKDPEYAPAHLLLAEIYKDIDSTRLEIKHLTKAVELDDNPLIDFRLGEAFYKLGMYSEALSFYEKYTENKNIPEKRQFLLACKIASCRFALNSIENPVAFEPTNLGDEINTANDEYWPTPSLDGKHLVFTRLMKDGGRPQEDFFMAEIDSFNWDNAVPMSEVNTSDNEGAQTLSADAKILFFTACNREGGLGSCDIYFSRLVEGKWTEPQNAGAPINSSSWEGQPSLSSDNRYLYFSSNRPGGKGQKDIWRIAFNGFSDEGKPQWGKPENMEALNTSGDEISPFIHANNHNFYFASDTHVGMGGLDLFTAEINENGQVENLKNMGYPINTYKDDMGLTISSIGDIAYFSSARESDNGLDIFSFNLDRGLQPRPVTYIKAKVTNKTTTQPVMADIELVNLNSSVSEPRIEKADENGQIMLALPVGRNYAFNVSEDGFMFYSQSMRLADENSLTDPFILNIELEPIEVGAEMDLHNIYYETDSFAILSESEPELQKLVDFLKNNSGLKVEIQGHTDSSGNPESNLELSKLRAKSVVNYLVENGITSGRLQFEGYGDTKPVATNETVEGRRLNRRTTIKIIAK; via the coding sequence ATGAGTAGATTAAAAAACATTGTATTATTAATAATATGTGGAATGTGCTGGGTAGGTACCTTCGCACAGGATAATAAGCGTGCTGACAAGTTGTTTGAAGAGGCCAGAAAGTACTATGTGGAAGACAGTTATCCGGCAGCAATTGAAACTGCAGACAAGATTTTACAGAAAGATCCGGAGTACGCACCAGCGCATCTTCTTTTAGCAGAAATTTATAAAGATATAGACTCAACTCGGTTGGAAATAAAACACTTGACCAAAGCCGTGGAACTGGATGATAATCCGCTTATCGATTTCAGACTTGGAGAAGCTTTTTACAAACTGGGAATGTATTCTGAAGCACTTAGTTTCTACGAAAAATACACGGAAAACAAGAATATTCCTGAGAAACGACAGTTTCTTTTGGCCTGTAAAATTGCCAGTTGTCGGTTTGCACTGAACAGCATCGAGAATCCGGTAGCATTTGAACCCACCAATCTAGGCGATGAAATAAACACCGCCAATGATGAGTATTGGCCTACACCTTCATTAGATGGAAAACATTTGGTGTTTACCCGTTTGATGAAAGACGGTGGCCGGCCACAGGAAGATTTTTTTATGGCCGAGATTGATTCGTTTAACTGGGACAACGCCGTGCCGATGAGCGAAGTAAATACCAGTGATAATGAGGGGGCACAAACATTGTCGGCTGATGCCAAAATACTGTTCTTTACAGCCTGTAACCGTGAAGGCGGATTGGGCAGTTGCGATATTTATTTCTCCCGGTTGGTTGAAGGGAAATGGACAGAGCCGCAAAATGCCGGAGCGCCAATAAACTCTTCGTCGTGGGAAGGACAGCCTTCGCTATCGTCGGATAATCGTTATCTCTATTTTTCTAGTAACCGGCCCGGAGGAAAAGGGCAGAAAGATATCTGGCGAATTGCTTTTAACGGATTTTCAGATGAAGGGAAACCGCAATGGGGAAAGCCGGAAAACATGGAAGCGCTAAATACCTCAGGCGACGAAATTTCACCATTTATTCATGCCAACAATCATAACTTTTACTTTGCTTCTGATACACATGTTGGCATGGGCGGACTTGACTTGTTTACCGCTGAAATTAACGAAAATGGGCAGGTGGAGAATCTCAAAAATATGGGCTATCCGATTAATACCTATAAAGATGATATGGGGCTGACTATCAGTTCGATTGGTGATATTGCTTATTTTTCGTCGGCCAGAGAATCGGATAACGGACTTGATATTTTTTCGTTTAACCTCGATCGTGGTTTGCAGCCACGACCTGTTACTTACATCAAAGCAAAAGTTACAAACAAGACAACCACACAGCCGGTTATGGCAGATATAGAACTCGTTAACCTGAATTCATCAGTAAGTGAGCCACGCATTGAAAAAGCTGACGAAAACGGCCAGATAATGCTGGCATTGCCCGTTGGACGTAATTATGCATTTAATGTTTCGGAAGATGGGTTTATGTTCTATTCGCAATCTATGCGTCTGGCGGATGAGAATTCATTAACCGATCCGTTTATCCTGAACATTGAATTAGAGCCAATAGAAGTGGGTGCCGAAATGGATCTTCACAATATCTATTATGAAACCGACTCGTTTGCCATTCTTTCCGAGTCGGAACCGGAACTTCAGAAACTGGTTGACTTTTTGAAAAACAATAGTGGATTAAAAGTGGAGATTCAGGGACATACCGATAGCTCGGGTAATCCGGAAAGTAACCTTGAGCTTTCAAAATTAAGGGCAAAATCGGTGGTTAATTACCTTGTTGAAAATGGTATTACAAGTGGTCGTCTGCAATTTGAAGGTTATGGCGATACAAAACCTGTAGCTACTAACGAAACGGTTGAAGGACGCAGGTTAAATCGTAGAACAACAATTAAAATTATTGCAAAATAA
- a CDS encoding TonB-dependent receptor gives MKVKRNTVLFLLFILTILPAGKLMAQLPFTRQDTTPLSDQIEEITITAFRSPYNIFNTPAPVNLLQPDQLEAGDALTPINALNRIPGILMHHGTFNTNRLTIRGIGSRTPYGTNKIKAYFGEIPLTTGDGETVLEDLENSAIQRVEIIKGPSSSLYGAGLAGVLLFHPKTVLKDFVQNNTTVASFGTFKNTLSAGVTANKLQIYTLGALLSSDGYRENNSTNRGNLLINSIYNFSEKSNLQFLIKATKMKGYIPSSLDLDTYNNNPESAAQNWVSVKGFEEYTNSQFGASFNRFTLNDGKISVGVFGSIRDLNELRPFNRLKESSDYIGWRAYIQKVIAAEEFRLVMTSGVEMFRETYDWQTFNNDNDQLLSDNREKRQYENLFVQLESNIKERVFISAGLNGNLTRFKYTDHYTENGDQSGNRNYKPVLSPRLGVNFLLNHENSVFANISHGFSTPSFEETLMPEGSINPDIKPESGWSFETGFRTQITNRFKLSASYYRIYIDNLLVAHRTGEDAYVGVNAGQSSHPGFEAEFTWVTITHHRNPLLTLYGSATLANYHFNDFVNLGNDYSDNLLPGTAKETFSFGTTLFPIKNLSLNGWYRYNGKMPVDDANSTFSDAFGLTNAEIRYEGKKDNFKFDIRGGIQNVFDIHYASMLAVNAPSFGGNPPRYYYPGNPRNFYISVIIGFAGKSKP, from the coding sequence ATGAAAGTAAAACGGAATACAGTTCTATTTCTGCTATTTATACTTACAATTTTACCTGCCGGTAAATTAATGGCTCAATTACCATTTACCAGGCAGGATACAACGCCATTAAGTGATCAGATAGAAGAAATTACCATTACCGCATTTCGATCGCCATACAATATTTTTAATACGCCGGCACCGGTAAATTTGCTGCAACCCGATCAACTGGAAGCGGGCGATGCACTCACTCCTATAAATGCATTAAACCGCATTCCCGGCATTTTAATGCACCATGGCACATTTAACACCAACCGCTTAACCATTCGCGGTATTGGCTCGCGAACACCTTACGGCACCAATAAAATAAAAGCTTACTTTGGCGAAATACCACTTACTACCGGCGATGGCGAAACCGTTTTGGAAGATCTTGAAAACTCGGCTATACAACGCGTTGAAATTATCAAAGGGCCTTCATCGAGCTTGTATGGTGCAGGACTGGCCGGCGTGCTGCTCTTTCACCCAAAAACTGTTTTAAAGGATTTTGTTCAGAACAACACAACAGTTGCATCATTCGGAACGTTTAAAAACACGCTGTCGGCCGGCGTTACTGCCAATAAATTACAAATCTACACACTTGGAGCATTGCTATCGAGCGATGGCTACCGCGAAAATAATTCGACGAACCGGGGCAACCTGCTCATTAATTCAATTTACAATTTCTCGGAGAAATCGAACCTTCAGTTTTTGATAAAAGCCACAAAAATGAAAGGCTACATTCCTAGTTCGCTCGATTTGGATACCTATAATAACAATCCGGAAAGTGCTGCACAAAACTGGGTTTCGGTAAAAGGATTTGAAGAATATACTAACTCGCAGTTTGGCGCTTCATTTAACCGTTTTACGCTTAACGATGGGAAAATATCGGTTGGCGTTTTTGGAAGTATACGCGACCTGAATGAACTGCGCCCTTTTAATCGCCTGAAAGAATCATCAGATTATATCGGTTGGCGCGCTTACATTCAAAAAGTTATTGCCGCCGAAGAGTTTCGCCTGGTAATGACAAGCGGAGTTGAAATGTTCCGCGAAACATACGACTGGCAGACTTTTAACAATGATAACGACCAGTTACTTTCTGACAACAGGGAAAAGCGGCAATACGAAAATCTCTTTGTTCAGTTGGAATCGAACATTAAAGAACGTGTATTTATTTCTGCCGGATTAAACGGAAACCTCACGCGTTTTAAATACACCGATCATTATACTGAAAACGGCGACCAGTCGGGCAACCGAAATTACAAACCGGTTTTGTCGCCGCGTTTGGGTGTTAACTTTCTTTTGAATCATGAGAATTCAGTTTTTGCAAATATCAGCCATGGATTTTCAACGCCTTCTTTTGAAGAAACGCTGATGCCGGAAGGTAGCATCAATCCTGATATAAAACCGGAATCGGGATGGAGTTTTGAAACGGGATTCAGAACCCAAATTACCAACCGATTTAAACTTTCGGCAAGCTACTACCGCATTTATATCGACAACCTGCTAGTTGCACACCGCACCGGCGAAGATGCTTATGTAGGAGTTAATGCAGGACAATCGTCACATCCGGGTTTCGAGGCCGAATTTACCTGGGTAACCATTACGCACCACAGAAATCCACTGCTAACCCTATACGGAAGCGCCACATTGGCGAACTATCATTTTAACGATTTTGTTAATTTAGGGAACGATTATTCGGACAATCTTCTTCCCGGAACTGCAAAAGAAACGTTTAGCTTTGGGACCACCCTGTTTCCCATCAAAAATTTATCGCTAAACGGCTGGTATAGATACAACGGTAAAATGCCTGTTGACGATGCCAATTCCACTTTTTCTGATGCCTTTGGATTAACCAATGCAGAAATCAGGTACGAAGGAAAAAAGGATAACTTTAAATTTGATATACGCGGAGGCATTCAAAATGTTTTTGATATTCATTATGCCTCAATGCTGGCCGTAAATGCTCCATCGTTTGGTGGAAATCCTCCGCGCTATTATTACCCGGGAAATCCACGAAATTTCTATATCAGTGTTATAATCGGCTTTGCCGGAAAGAGCAAACCTTAA
- a CDS encoding dipeptide epimerase, whose protein sequence is MKHLIDKIEIYQSPIKLKEPFIISLGPMHHAQNVIIVIHTNQGITGFGECSPFMTINGESMETCFIVGQYLAQVLKGKNPEDIESCTHAMDKTIYGNSSIKSAFDMALYDISAQMAGVPLYQFLGGQNNKEMQIDYTVSLTNPEKMAADAKRIVDNGFEIVKVKLGHSKEQDVESIKRIRETIGPKIPIRLDANQGWKTEEALDILKALTPYKIQHCEEPIPRWDYMALPEIRRFSPIPIMADETCCDHIDAKRLIDLFACDLINIKLSKSGGIFKALKIVQHAKAAKMEIQVGGFLETRLGFTAAAHFALSSRNIVYYDFDTPLMMEEDPVEGGILYGEKGKITITETPGLGASINADFLKRLKKVTI, encoded by the coding sequence ATGAAACATCTAATCGATAAGATTGAGATCTACCAATCCCCCATCAAATTAAAAGAACCTTTTATTATATCATTGGGACCTATGCATCACGCCCAAAATGTGATCATTGTTATTCACACAAACCAAGGTATTACTGGCTTTGGCGAATGCAGTCCGTTTATGACAATTAACGGAGAAAGTATGGAAACCTGTTTTATTGTCGGTCAGTATCTGGCCCAGGTTTTAAAAGGGAAAAACCCGGAAGATATTGAGTCATGCACACACGCAATGGACAAAACTATTTATGGTAATTCAAGCATAAAAAGTGCTTTCGATATGGCGTTGTATGACATATCAGCACAAATGGCCGGCGTACCACTTTACCAATTTCTTGGAGGACAAAACAACAAGGAAATGCAAATTGATTATACGGTTAGTCTTACCAATCCGGAGAAAATGGCTGCCGACGCAAAACGTATTGTTGATAACGGTTTTGAAATTGTAAAAGTAAAGCTTGGCCACTCGAAAGAACAGGATGTGGAAAGCATAAAAAGAATACGTGAAACGATTGGTCCGAAAATCCCGATTCGTTTAGATGCTAACCAGGGATGGAAAACCGAAGAAGCACTCGATATTTTAAAAGCGCTGACACCTTATAAAATACAACATTGCGAGGAACCGATTCCGCGTTGGGATTATATGGCTCTACCTGAAATCAGGCGGTTTAGCCCAATTCCAATAATGGCCGACGAAACCTGCTGCGATCATATCGATGCAAAACGACTGATCGATTTATTTGCCTGCGACCTGATCAATATTAAACTGAGCAAATCAGGAGGTATTTTTAAAGCACTAAAGATTGTACAACACGCCAAGGCAGCTAAAATGGAAATACAGGTTGGCGGTTTTCTGGAAACGCGTTTAGGATTTACTGCAGCAGCTCATTTTGCTCTTTCGTCCAGGAATATTGTTTATTATGATTTTGATACGCCGCTAATGATGGAAGAAGATCCTGTTGAAGGAGGCATACTTTATGGCGAGAAAGGTAAAATTACCATTACCGAAACACCCGGATTAGGTGCCAGCATTAATGCAGATTTTCTTAAAAGACTAAAAAAGGTAACCATTTAA
- the ilvN gene encoding acetolactate synthase small subunit translates to MKKEYILTVYSENHIGLLTRITNVFTRRKTNIDSLTVSESALQGIFKFTIVVHCTDAMAKKLVSQIEKQIDVLKAFYHTNDEMIFQEIALYKVPIEPIYESDTIEKIVRRAGARILEITKDYVVIEKTGHKEDTQALFEELNQFKVMQFIRSGRVALMRDPVERLSEFLKERDAFLTSLD, encoded by the coding sequence ATGAAAAAAGAATATATCCTTACAGTTTATTCTGAAAACCACATTGGTCTTTTAACAAGGATCACAAACGTTTTCACACGCAGAAAAACAAATATCGACAGTCTTACCGTATCAGAATCGGCATTGCAAGGCATTTTTAAATTTACCATTGTGGTGCACTGTACCGATGCTATGGCCAAAAAACTGGTTAGTCAGATTGAAAAACAAATTGATGTTTTGAAGGCTTTTTATCATACCAACGATGAAATGATCTTCCAGGAAATTGCTTTGTACAAAGTTCCTATTGAGCCGATTTACGAAAGCGATACCATTGAAAAGATCGTGCGTAGAGCAGGTGCCCGTATTCTTGAAATTACTAAAGATTATGTGGTAATTGAAAAAACCGGTCATAAAGAAGATACGCAGGCACTATTCGAGGAATTAAACCAATTTAAAGTTATGCAGTTTATCCGCTCGGGAAGAGTTGCACTTATGCGCGACCCAGTTGAGCGTTTATCTGAATTCCTGAAAGAGCGCGATGCTTTTTTAACAAGTTTAGATTAA
- the ilvB gene encoding biosynthetic-type acetolactate synthase large subunit, protein MTAKKVTGSQALILSLMEEGVDTIFGYPGGAIMPVYDALYDFDKEVKHILTRHEQGAIHGAQGYARVTGKPGIVFATSGPGATNLMTGIADAMIDSTPLVCITGQVASPLLGTDAFQESDIVGMSIPVTKWNYQITTPEEIPEVMAQAFYIATTGRPGPVLIDVTKDAQFGELDYKYEKCKKIRSYVPETSIDPHQIKAAADLINEAKKPLLFVGQGIIISHAEEEVKAFIEKTGIPAAWTLLGLSALPTDHPLNVGMLGMHGNYGPNKLTNEADLIIAVGMRFDDRVTGKVSEYATQAKIIHIEIDPAEIDKIVKTDVSVLGDAKKALKMLIDNVSKNNHENWHNEFKKCDAIENEKVIQKDLYPTKPGLTMGEAIRIASEKTNHNAILVTDVGQHQMVAQRYFHFKNSRSNVTSGGLGTMGFCLPAAMGAQLGAPDRTVVAAVGDGGFQMTIQELGTIAQNKLPVKIMLLNNNFLGMVRQWQQLFFDKRYSFTELQNPDFITIGKGFGIAGHTVDKREDLDASIQKMIDHDGPYLLEIKIEKEDNVFPMVPTGASVSDVILEP, encoded by the coding sequence ATGACAGCAAAAAAAGTTACCGGTTCACAAGCATTGATCCTGTCGCTTATGGAAGAAGGGGTGGATACCATTTTTGGCTATCCGGGCGGCGCAATTATGCCCGTTTACGATGCGTTGTATGATTTTGACAAAGAGGTAAAACATATTTTAACCCGCCACGAGCAGGGAGCCATTCACGGTGCCCAGGGCTATGCCCGCGTCACCGGCAAACCAGGAATTGTTTTTGCAACCTCAGGCCCTGGCGCCACTAACCTGATGACAGGAATTGCAGATGCAATGATTGACTCAACACCTCTGGTATGTATTACCGGACAAGTTGCATCGCCACTGCTGGGAACCGATGCTTTCCAGGAATCGGACATTGTGGGTATGTCGATACCTGTTACCAAATGGAATTACCAGATAACTACTCCGGAAGAAATTCCTGAAGTAATGGCACAGGCATTTTATATTGCAACAACAGGTCGTCCGGGTCCGGTTTTAATTGATGTAACAAAAGATGCACAGTTTGGCGAGCTGGATTACAAATATGAAAAATGTAAAAAAATTCGTAGTTATGTGCCGGAGACAAGTATTGATCCGCATCAGATTAAAGCTGCTGCTGATTTAATAAACGAAGCTAAAAAACCATTGCTGTTTGTTGGCCAGGGAATTATTATCAGCCATGCAGAAGAAGAAGTAAAAGCTTTTATCGAAAAAACCGGAATTCCTGCAGCCTGGACTTTATTAGGACTTTCGGCACTGCCTACCGACCATCCGCTAAATGTTGGGATGTTGGGTATGCACGGAAATTATGGTCCGAATAAACTGACCAACGAAGCCGACCTGATTATTGCTGTTGGAATGCGTTTTGACGACCGCGTTACCGGAAAAGTTAGCGAGTACGCCACACAGGCCAAAATCATTCACATTGAAATCGATCCGGCAGAAATTGACAAGATCGTTAAAACCGATGTAAGCGTATTGGGCGATGCAAAAAAAGCTCTAAAAATGCTTATCGACAATGTTAGCAAAAACAATCACGAGAACTGGCATAATGAGTTTAAGAAATGTGATGCAATAGAAAACGAAAAAGTTATTCAGAAAGACTTATACCCAACAAAACCTGGCTTAACAATGGGTGAAGCCATTAGAATTGCATCGGAAAAAACAAATCACAATGCCATTCTGGTTACCGATGTTGGCCAACATCAAATGGTTGCTCAACGCTATTTCCATTTCAAAAACTCGCGAAGCAACGTAACTTCAGGAGGTTTGGGAACCATGGGATTTTGTTTACCGGCAGCAATGGGAGCGCAACTTGGGGCACCCGACCGTACTGTTGTTGCAGCAGTTGGTGACGGAGGTTTTCAAATGACCATACAGGAATTAGGAACCATTGCACAGAACAAATTACCAGTAAAAATAATGTTACTGAATAATAACTTCCTGGGAATGGTAAGACAATGGCAACAGCTATTTTTCGACAAACGATATTCGTTTACAGAACTGCAAAATCCTGATTTTATTACAATTGGTAAAGGATTTGGTATTGCAGGGCATACAGTTGACAAACGAGAGGATTTGGATGCAAGTATCCAGAAGATGATCGATCATGACGGTCCATATCTGCTGGAGATTAAAATTGAGAAGGAAGACAATGTGTTCCCTATGGTTCCAACGGGAGCATCAGTTTCTGATGTAATTTTAGAGCCTTAA